The segment cagccgaacgttcggtaaaaaatttggtggtgcatatcgacgtttacggatcattaataatgtttggcatcataaaaaaaaaatcggacgttcagctgtttagacttcggtaaaattttaccgaactcggtggTTTTTATTAAGTGTGcaggaagtaaaaatccaaaatttggtacggatcgaACATTCCCTTGATTAGTGGAagcgcctccatttttaagaaTAGAATGTCATCCTACAAATTACGTTAAaccaaatttatatttatttttgtaactttttatttacattattataagcacacacacacataaatgGCGCACAAAAGAACAGCGGTACTGGAATCAATTATCTGAAAAAAGGTCTGGTTATAAATGTATCacactaaacaaaacaaacatttttatgattagttataGACGCagattgtttgatttgtttaGTTTAGGCTATACGAACGAAAACTGAAGGTTGCAAatataaatttgtaattttcttacCTAGAATCGGAAACTACAAGGAGCAGCGCGTGTCATGTCTTGTCACTTGTTATGACATAAAGAGAATAGggcgaaaaacgaagaagatgaaccggttctgaatgtcaaattcagccggcgccatattgattctgtacgatttctgccaggcatccgactttttcgtaagcggggagacgcccatttgtttaacgtggtcgaaacgaaccaaaatcactcgaaacgagatgcgcaatgtcacccctggatCTGtacgatttctgccaggcatccgactttttcgtaagcggggggcttagcaagctctacactcaaaataattttcacgtcgaaattacgtgaaaagttatgtgattattttccatctaacttttcccgtactatttacgtgaattcaacGTAGTTTGCACTAATATGCGTGCATTTatgtggaaatcagatagatgttttTGTAtcttccaataatgttcaactgaaagtcacgtaactccctgtagagaaatttacgcgatttttcacgtggaaagaacgtgtggattattttgcgtgtaatTATGTGTAATTATGTAATTATGTTtttaattgaagatagaattaacaaaagggcgaatgtcgcaagcgtaaacaaaccgagtgagggttgcttTTCctatatgtcgaccaacatttgaaaggggcggataagccaactgtcaaacagaacgagtgagagttactttttgctggagcagcataggaaaatgaactctcactcgttctgtttgacagttggcttatccgcccctttcaaatgttagtcgacatatgctggtccagcaaaaagtaactctcactcggtttgtttacatttgcgacattcgcccttttgttaattctatctagaattatgTTTGGCAGTTTTCGGATAGCGTGTACCCATTTGAATGTGCTCTAAAACAAAATCTGTCTTGAACGAAAGCGGGAAAAGCAGGCGTATAACGGGTTTGTTATTATTGGGCAGCTGTCAGAATCGAAAGCAGACCATAATTTTCGGAAAAGCCGAGCTTCAGCATTTTGTTAGTGTTAAATTATTCtgcaaatttgtaaaaattcgtTTTATTTTCCACATAAAAGTCTTATAACCTATTCTCAGCACGTCTGCTGTATTGATCGCCGATAAAGATTCGATTACCGACTGCGGCAATTTACGGGAAAATTCTGGAAAGCTCGACTGAAGGTAAGTTAAAAGCTGAATCattagaaatttttgtttgcgccAAATTTCAATTGTTCTTGCATAAAGAATGACGCGGATgtgctaaaatttaaaattagcaGTGTCCGGAAATATCCGATTTTTGAAGCATTGAGTAATTGAAATACAGTTTAGAGTACTTTTATTGAACGCAAGCTCTGCACTTGGTaaaacatattttgttcaaTCCTAAATACGTTGAAAttttatacttatatacttaaggAATCCAATAAGCTGACTCTTTGTTCTTTGGTTGATGTAGACAAGCGGGATACGACATGGCTAAGGTTCACATCACTAACGTTGTGGTACTGGATAATCCGAGCAGCTTCCTGAATCCGTTTCAATTTGAGCTTACGTTTGAGTGCATCGAAGAGCTAAAGGAagatttggaatggaaaatgatCTATGTCGGTTCGGCAGAATCGGAAGAATTTGACCAGGTGCTGGACACAATCTACGTGGGACCAGTGCCGGAGGGACGCCACATTTTCGTTTTCCAAGCCGATCCCCCGAACGTGGCTCGTATTCCGGAGCAGGATGCCGTTGGCGTGACCGTTGTACTGCTCACATGCTCCTACCGAGGTCAGGAGTTTGTTCGCGTTGGATACTTCATCAACAACGAGTACTCCGATCCAGAGTTACGAGAGAACCCGCCTGCCAAGCCACTATTCCAGCAGATGACCCGCAATATTCTTGCTTCCAAGCCGCGTGTGACTCGATTTAAAATCAACTGGGATGACAACCCGGCAAACGGCACCAATGGAGCTAATGGAATGGACGACGAAGCTGGTATGGCAATCGAAAACGACCGCCTCGACGATATGGAAGCCGGACCGAGCGACGTTGGAATGATGCCCGAAGCGACGCATGACGACAACAGTTTGGCTCTACCGAGGGAGTTCAACGAAAACTCCAACTCGCTAGCGATGGAATGCTGAGATTATGGGTAGTGCGTGACGTCCGATAACTTGTCTCTGCTGACTAAGAGTTTTAGTGTGCTTCGTCGTCTAGCGTTCAACGTTGTTTTCTTTTACTCACTTGGAGAGAATAGTCTTACTCGAGGGTGAATCGACACAAGAGCGGGGATAATTTTCTTAAGAAATACTTTCCGAACCGTTTTCTGAACCATATCGTGCTGATTCACTGATTTTGCTTTAAAATTAAATCGATATgtaaataattaataaaaaaaaaatatactaaaataatACACACTACAAGTTTAGTAATAAAGTATAGTCTGATATTGATATTTTCCAAATTCGAGTATGTTTCTCCCTTACTGTGCAAAAGTTGATATTTTCAATTcaggaaagctccgaggcacaGGTTTAGGAGCATATTTTACGGGGCGAGTGACGTGGCACAGCGAATTTGAATTCGCGTTCCGTTCAGCATTAGTCGAAGTGAATGACGTAAGATTTTCAAGACGAATCTTTTGGCTTATGCGAAATGTGACAATTCACCAGAATGAATGCGAACGACAATGAAATAAAGTTGCACGTCACTCACCCCTCACCATTCAGCAACGTACAGTTGCGCATGAATTGTCTAACTTGCCATTTTACGTGACAAATATCAAATGGCTACTGCGATTGTATATTGTAatcacaaaattaaaattgtttgcTTTTTCTTGTCTTGTATTTTCTTGAAAATAAAACCGGTCGCGTCCGGGCCGTTGGGTTAAAGTTTTGAGGGAGtcgaaaatgtttaaaaattttACTTATACACTTTATTTCATTATCGTTAAGAAAATAAGAATTTCAACTGATATCTTAATGTTTGCGtttgcttgaaaaaaaaactgtaattGATACGTTTATCATTTCCAGAGACTCGTGTGAAATTACTCAGTGTCAATGCACGTGATCCTCGTCACAGGAATGCCAGGTAATGACCGTATCCGTTCCGATAAGAATTCCCATTTTGCATTCTGATCAATCAAAGTTTTATCAAATTTCAAAATAGCCAGTTTTTTCTGTTTGGTTGGTCGGAACGAGTTAGATCAAAATGTAAAATCGAGGTTAACATTTTTTCTTACTCGGCAGGAGTGGGCAAAACCACTATCATGCGCAGTGTTAGCCTAGAGCTCAAGAAACGCGGCATGCAATTTGATGGGTTTTATACGGAAGAAGTGCGAGCGGCCAATGGTGAACGAACGGGTTTCGACATTGTCACTTTCGATGGTAAGCAAGCACCACTGGCACGAGTCAGGTAATTGGCCACCCTTGATCCCTGCATTATGGCTCGTTTAGCACACAGTTTTGTCTATTTTAGTGAATCTTTGCCCAATTATCCAGCACGGTATCGAGTCGGCAAATACAGCGTATGCGTTTCGGAATTCGAATCACTAGCGCTACCAGCCCTTAATGCGAGCACTGCAAATCTACTGTTGCTAGATGAAATCGGTAAAATGGAACTCAAATCGAAAGCTTTCGAAACTCGTCTGGCTCAACTCACGGCTCGCCTTACCCGGGGAGATAATCTATTTCTTCTGGCGACAATCCCATTGAAGGCAGTGCTTCCGATCGTCGAACAACTGAAAGCCATCCCGAAAACGATGTTATTCCATGTTACTTTTTCCAACCGCAACAAGATGGTGATGGAAATTTTAGAGGCGACTATTCGGATGACTAGTGCAGGTCAGTAACCAAGTAGTTTAAATGACTCGAACTTCTCAAATATATTTATTCGATTATAAATAATTATGCTTACAAGTTGTGGAACGCACTGCCGGTTAGTGGAACAACCACTAACCCTCGCTATCCATTGCTCATTTTTGTGTCATATTTACTCTCAGACCGTGCGGATCGTTTGCGCACTCGTTTGTTGCTTTTCTCCATTTCGTTGAACTTATCTGCCCGGGCTGTCCAGAAAGCATTCTGTCGATCACTAATCTCCAGCTCGGTACCCGAGAAATCTTCGTTCGGCGGTAGCAGCATACTCCAGCTTCGGTCGCTGTTCAGCTTCGCTATCGAGCAAAGAATTTCCCGGATCTCCTCTGTCGGAAGTTGAGTAATCAGCGCCAGCTGATGTCGATCCAGTTTATCACACTGGGTAAATCGATACAGAATATAGTCACGTGCTTTGCACATCTGTTCCGCTGGAACACCGTTGATACTGGACACGCTCCCCTCCAAATAGATGCTATCCGATTGAACAACCCAGTTGCCTCGGATTAGCACACCAGCCATCGGAAGGGTCCGAAGAACCTTATCCGCTGCAAGGCTCCGGTCCGGCAGAAGTTCCATAATTTGCTGAAAGGTGAGTACCTTAGCTACAAATGAGAAAAATATCATTTAATTATTATTTCTCGAATTAATCAACCCATCCTTACCATCCTTAAGAATTACCCTAATCTGGTCGACTAGTGCCATTTGCCTTAGCTTATGCATGCAAACGACACGACTTGGCAGCATAGAATCTATATTCCTATCCGTTTTCTCCTTACTAATTAACATGTCTAGATATTCGGCAGAACCAACATTCAGTACACTTTCCGTGCCCACACGGGACGAGCTGCCGCAGAACAGTTTTTGTCTCTCCAACTCGGCGGCAGTCGAACTTTTAGCGTGCCAAAACGTTTCGCACCATGGTTCTTCCGATTCCATCTTAGAGATGTAGTTGAAAGACTTCTCCCTGGCCTTACGCACCTTCTCGTTCTCGGTGCGGGCAAATTTTACCGTGACCTGTTTGGCTTCCTCTTCCTCCCCATCGGCGTCCTGTTCCGCTTTCTGCTCGGCCTTCGTACGTGTATCCTGCTTGTCAAAGTAGGAAAACATTTGCCGCATCGAAACAATACCGTTCAACGGTGTCGCATGGATTTCCCGATCCTGAAGAACGCACATCATGTACCTATTTATATCTTCGATGGGCTTCGAACTGAGAAAAGATTGCTTGTCCATCGTTCCACTGCGAAATGTTGGTTTCTGCTGTCGATCCTTCTCTTTGCCGTCTGCCGCAATCGCAAACTGTTCACCCTTGAAAGAGTCGTAATTTTTCGAAGCAGTATTCAAGGCGTAATCCACTTTTATCTGTTGCAATAacacacaagaaaaaatgaaaacaattacCATGTGGCGAGACGACTACAGCACGACCTTGCGATAATAACTTACCTGCTGATTAATTGGTTTAACACAACTATTTACAACTTGGCCATCGTCGAAAGTGGCATTCGACGACTTAACTGGGTACTGCAACAGGTAGAGATTCTCCGCGAGAGTTGTGGACAGAAACACTGGAATCTAAAGGATTGACATGAAATCATGATTAGATAGTCGAGCTTGATTcattaaaattattaaattacCTCTTCTACAACCGGGTCATCTTCGTCATCCATTATTACTAGCCAAGTCGAGGCAAACTATAAACTTCTAAACAGATTAAAAAGCAGCAATACCTGCCGGAAATATTTTCACATTAGGTAGGaggtttcaaaaaaaaacgtgAACAAAATCTCGAAGCCCGCAGGTAACACAAGAACAGCCAGGATTGGAATGATGAAAAGAGATGGCGATATTTCAGGTTTCATCATTCAGCCGTGACAGCTGGTCCAATGCGATCTAAAAGTTGTCGTGCAATAAATATAACGTTTTTATCGTTTGTATTCCAGATGCAGGAATATCAGAGTACAGTGGACcctcgttcgtttgaacgattcgtcatgcaaactaacggggttagcttttaatttgaacaacccgcttaggcgcgtccagcagaaatcgaacaaaaatctggcagcgaaaaactttttctgccaggcattctgcctgatttctggccgccgtcacccgtgaaaactagcagaaaggCAACAACCGACTCTGGTAGAAATTTCGCCTAACGGTTTTGTCTGccagatttctgttcgatttctgtcagccatgtcgaacagaaccgataccgaaaccgattcaaccggtttgttttttgcgtaactttttgattaaaaaaagctgtcatcaaaaaaacaatacatacactgagaaaacttttcgtataatttctatgtgtcccacacatagatttttgcaatgtgcctagtcaatgaactttatagagcttgctaagggatgcaaaaacttatcgtttttcactcaaacgtatgtttttttaccggggtataactgggggaaaacaaaaacaaacgtgtaaaatcaatgtaaaatctaacaacagcaacaacaaatcgcgcgtcgatgtgtgcgtgcggtaaacgtcagcaagctcaatatgCCACagagttataatttatgggtacgcgaaacttttgcacatactattcatatgcgcatattttttgtgtataattgcacatactattcatatccgtataatttctatgtgtatttctataggcggattgtgtttatatgcggcacatgataatcatctagaatttcatatggaaatttaccattagttatgtgcagaatattttgagtgtacattTGCGCATTTTACACTACTTTATTGTTCATTCTTACGTTCAGcttatttttgttagttttcggtGCATTTCAGAAGCTGAAACCAGATGAGCGGGACCTTTGgtctgaaaacaaaaagaatgcacGGAGCACGCACGTTATTGGAATCGACCATTTAAAATGTTTCGTGAGGCTTTAAAAACAGAAACTAAATCCCTCAGAAACAggttgaatattattttcttacctGTAGTGCAGAACTGCAACATTAGGCAGCATCGCGTGAAGCACGTATCTCCCGTTTCaaaatgtcatttttgacatacagaaaagcgagcgaaaaacgaagaagacgaaccggttctgaatgtcaaattttgccggcgccatattgattctgttcaatttctgccaggcatccgaatttttcctaagcgggaactggtaaccctaaatatgctagATCTTGTGTGAgctggctgccctgttctttgttattgttttggtggtttgattcactTGGCACTTGCAAACAGCGAATATTTCTACCACAATCGTTGGGAAATCGCCTTTTGAAAcatattaaacacgctagatcagtacaaacaaatcgtgtttatgtacattgtctgcataagcaaatgatgttatattgagaatgacatttaaaccatttttaatttgcgcgtcgtgcaaaccaacggggttcaaattaaagtgttcagattaaaaacggtcaaacgaacgggggtccacggtagtatactactgttttacctgactcactgcgaatatgcgtgttattgaaataaaacgtaaccatacgttttattcgtttataacgcatatgcagtttatatcgataacaaacgatttcttataagttgtgctttggttattgcattaaatttgtaaaaagttgcataaataacaattcggTTTCACAatccaattattgcgtactactggcacttgaaatataacgtttaagtacgtaatttttagtgatcaaaattaacgatattttcgatacaagggcgatatttttcgaaacctttcgaaccaacacgaccccgcgaatacaacgcatattcgcagtgagtcaggtaacacagtagtgtcATACTCATCATCCCATcaacatctctatatcgagctgcagtgaacgtcagcgacagcatgtcctgggctcaaaatttgacaccgggcccaaatcagactgctggcagttgagtgaaacgcagtgctgatatgctacatcattttcgcacacacgagatgtttgcggcgaaaacatggttgcctgcagATGGGGTGAGTGTAATAGATCAAGTTCTACTCTCGTTACCACGCAAGTATGTGCGGCGCTACAGCAAatgcaaattttgaaaacaacCGTCACAAAAACGAACGCTTCAGCAAAGAACCTCGATCACGCCGCAAACGACTCAGATCATGCAACGGGCTATGTTGTCCTCTAGACTAGAAGCATGCTTTTATACaaattattgctgattgcatgAGAAATTTTGCTCTCAAAAGTGTGCAATTGcttataaaagtgctattttagattgaatcgctacagtatcttcggcaaactttttcgttatattccaaccAAGAAATGCGCCGAAGACACTGatacgatttaagctaaaatagcagttttaggagcgattgcgcacttttgaATGTAAATGttttcttgcaatcagcaatattaaACGATAAGAAACTTTTTGATAGTAATAAAAattctaatatctaatgataaTTCAGATTATGATCTCTTTTTACAAGTCAAAATCTACCTAAAAAATCTACCTCCATGGACGGAAATACATTGGAATTTACACTGATAAATATTGTCCGTCAACAACGTCACCACCAGAAAAGCGCTCACCGCCTGCGTTGATGgtgttttatatatatatatcacgAGCACGTGTTTTCGACTGTAAACTTTTGTAAAAAAGATGCCTACGTCACAAGCTTTTCTAGCTTTTTTCAATATGATTGCTTCTGCTTTTAGGCCTTTCGTTTCACTATGCTCTATTCATCAtgatttgaacaacatttttgacatttcagtaatacatcgcaAGCTTTGTTTCCGGACGTTCACGGCAAAACCAAAGGAACTtgcggaaagaaaacatgcgatatattaaatgctgttcaaatattacgaacccgtCTGCTATTATGGCTcgcaaaaagctggataaagcggggtacgctgctgaaaagtaatgggtataaagataggacaagaaatgctcaagaaatcgatttcgtttacgatttcttaagcagtacgcacttcataagaaatattatttcacgttcagatggcgcagttttacacgcaggtgaattaaaacgtcacttttccttACGGagtaatatccggcgcaattattaccacaagaaaaaatgacaggtggttgcttgcattggagttgtcaaaatttcttcggtaaatagcaagattttttcttgagctgttttcttttcagcagcgtaccccgcttaaagcctagtatccagctgaaaagaaaacagctcaagaaaaaatcctgttatttaccgaagaaaatttgacaactgcaaggcatGCATTTATCTGTcagtttttcttgtggtaataattgcgccggatattattccgtacgaaaaagtgacgtttcaattcacttgcatgtaaaactacgccatctgaaagtgaaataatatttcttgtgaggtgcatactgcTAAAGAAATCGCAAATGGAACATCTTTTCTTtggcatttcttggcctatcttttcgcccatttcttttcaggt is part of the Sabethes cyaneus chromosome 2, idSabCyanKW18_F2, whole genome shotgun sequence genome and harbors:
- the LOC128738787 gene encoding cancer-related nucleoside-triphosphatase homolog — its product is MHVILVTGMPGVGKTTIMRSVSLELKKRGMQFDGFYTEEVRAANGERTGFDIVTFDGKQAPLARVSESLPNYPARYRVGKYSVCVSEFESLALPALNASTANLLLLDEIGKMELKSKAFETRLAQLTARLTRGDNLFLLATIPLKAVLPIVEQLKAIPKTMLFHVTFSNRNKMVMEILEATIRMTSAGQ
- the LOC128738783 gene encoding DNA-directed RNA polymerase III subunit RPC5, which translates into the protein MDDEDDPVVEEIPVFLSTTLAENLYLLQYPVKSSNATFDDGQVVNSCVKPINQQIKVDYALNTASKNYDSFKGEQFAIAADGKEKDRQQKPTFRSGTMDKQSFLSSKPIEDINRYMMCVLQDREIHATPLNGIVSMRQMFSYFDKQDTRTKAEQKAEQDADGEEEEAKQVTVKFARTENEKVRKAREKSFNYISKMESEEPWCETFWHAKSSTAAELERQKLFCGSSSRVGTESVLNVGSAEYLDMLISKEKTDRNIDSMLPSRVVCMHKLRQMALVDQIRVILKDAKVLTFQQIMELLPDRSLAADKVLRTLPMAGVLIRGNWVVQSDSIYLEGSVSSINGVPAEQMCKARDYILYRFTQCDKLDRHQLALITQLPTEEIREILCSIAKLNSDRSWSMLLPPNEDFSGTELEISDRQNAFWTARADKFNEMEKSNKRVRKRSARSESKYDTKMSNG
- the LOC128737239 gene encoding histone chaperone asf1; translation: MAKVHITNVVVLDNPSSFLNPFQFELTFECIEELKEDLEWKMIYVGSAESEEFDQVLDTIYVGPVPEGRHIFVFQADPPNVARIPEQDAVGVTVVLLTCSYRGQEFVRVGYFINNEYSDPELRENPPAKPLFQQMTRNILASKPRVTRFKINWDDNPANGTNGANGMDDEAGMAIENDRLDDMEAGPSDVGMMPEATHDDNSLALPREFNENSNSLAMEC